In the Kribbella sp. NBC_00482 genome, one interval contains:
- a CDS encoding LacI family DNA-binding transcriptional regulator: MNESGSPTLEQVAALAGVSRATVSRVVNGSPKVLPDTVAAVEQAILQLGYVPNRAARALVTRRTDSIAIVVPEPDSRVFSDPFFAGMLSGVSRTLAQTSSQLVLLIEPAPEPTGADDQRLLRYLRGGHVDGAIIISHHGRDNVLQELAQLPLPIVFSARPLGVDVPVASVDVDNVAGARTGVEHLLSIGRRKIATVAGPLDMTAGIDRLTGYQEVMKEAGLPAMIAYGDFTADGGEQATLRLLDEHPDLDGLFVASDLMATAVLRVLSQHDRRVPADVAVVGFDDSVLATTTTPKLTTVRQPVEQLGARLAEILLAKIAGADLTSPEIYDTELIIRDSA; the protein is encoded by the coding sequence ATGAACGAGTCTGGTTCTCCGACGTTGGAGCAGGTCGCGGCGCTCGCCGGGGTGTCGCGGGCAACGGTCTCGCGGGTGGTGAACGGATCGCCGAAGGTGCTGCCGGACACGGTCGCCGCGGTCGAGCAGGCGATCCTGCAGCTCGGCTACGTGCCGAACCGGGCGGCTCGTGCGTTGGTGACGCGGCGGACCGACTCGATCGCGATCGTCGTACCGGAGCCGGACAGCCGAGTGTTCTCCGACCCGTTCTTCGCCGGCATGCTGAGCGGCGTCAGCCGGACGCTCGCGCAGACGTCGTCCCAGCTCGTGCTGCTGATCGAGCCGGCCCCGGAACCGACCGGGGCCGACGACCAGCGGCTGCTGCGGTACCTGCGCGGCGGGCACGTGGACGGCGCGATCATCATCAGCCACCACGGCCGCGACAACGTGCTGCAGGAACTGGCGCAGTTGCCGTTGCCGATCGTGTTCAGCGCGCGGCCGCTCGGGGTCGACGTACCGGTGGCGAGTGTGGACGTGGACAACGTCGCCGGCGCCCGGACCGGGGTCGAGCACCTGTTGTCGATCGGCCGCCGCAAGATCGCGACGGTCGCCGGGCCGCTCGACATGACGGCCGGCATCGACCGCCTGACCGGCTACCAGGAAGTGATGAAGGAAGCCGGACTGCCCGCGATGATCGCGTACGGCGACTTCACCGCCGACGGTGGTGAGCAGGCGACGCTGCGCCTCCTGGACGAGCACCCGGACCTGGACGGCCTGTTCGTGGCGTCCGACCTGATGGCGACCGCGGTCCTCCGCGTCCTGTCGCAGCACGACCGCCGCGTCCCCGCCGACGTGGCAGTGGTCGGCTTCGACGACTCCGTCCTGGCCACCACGACCACCCCCAAACTCACCACGGTCCGCCAGCCCGTCGAACAACTAGGCGCCCGCCTGGCCGAAATTCTCCTGGCCAAAATCGCCGGCGCCGACCTGACGTCCCCCGAGATCTACGACACCGAACTCATCATCCGCGACAGCGCCTGA
- a CDS encoding VOC family protein produces the protein MSADAPVLRSLDAVVLTVPDLDAGLRFYRDQLGHDLLWRNDDLGQAGLRCPDSATEIVISTGLPPGPNWLVRSVDQAIEEITAAGGQLLGGPTDIPVGRVATVSDPFGNQLVLVDLSAGHYTTDQHGQVTGVRRCRG, from the coding sequence ATGAGTGCTGACGCTCCTGTACTTCGCAGTCTTGATGCGGTCGTCCTCACGGTCCCCGACCTGGACGCAGGCCTGCGGTTCTATCGGGACCAGCTGGGACATGACCTGCTGTGGCGCAACGACGACCTCGGGCAGGCCGGCCTCCGCTGCCCGGACTCGGCGACCGAGATCGTCATCTCGACAGGTCTGCCACCCGGGCCCAACTGGTTGGTGCGATCGGTGGACCAGGCGATCGAGGAGATCACAGCAGCCGGTGGTCAGCTGCTCGGTGGCCCCACCGACATCCCGGTGGGCCGCGTCGCGACCGTGTCCGACCCGTTCGGGAACCAACTCGTTCTGGTCGATCTCAGCGCGGGCCACTACACCACAGACCAGCACGGCCAGGTCACTGGCGTCAGGCGCTGTCGCGGATGA
- a CDS encoding DUF3376 domain-containing protein, which yields MTDHEIRIALVLNGGVSLAVWMGGVTHELDLIRRASGGGDAPGAQPYDAVLADRWRELCHRGEERRRVVVDVIAGTSAGGLNGSLLATAIANGSTLDPGGDNGPWLRQKWIGLGSLDVGKLVPSAGVKSSSVLDGKYFLRQLEGLLKGVADAGESDAEEPVTLFVTASGLGVQQFEAKDAAGQAFVVPDHRYLYGFTSEDAPTYDGAQRKFTVEDKNGLKDTDLLARAARASASFPAAFGPVLETPELAAAPPRIQPGPAESGSWLVDGGVLDNAPFGPVLDVVARRPVNGKATRYVLYVVPSAGIGHASTALSGAKEPSWRVSALSAVQFPREVDFRSDVEQLERLLLEADASWSDSQRLFDRCLKQPDERVRLKAAAEALQPAYSRGRAAGGVWEAVTIASHDQSTVLDAATALSESEIDEILTTEHPWVPGPDGSTAALRDDADGNPSWLWGTGAAERIVRLILRSLRNRISAAPQDERAELDKRLTAASDCLMKVQAVRDALDVQLAAANLDLRPAGGAEAVAVGLNDIFEQLQIQRALGDAFATLIAVVGWELVDTALEVEIVSRCTSARTPQQRSAPFQFLRLGPDIPLAVLDELQEGSIANQLNDRILYGSQVGHFGAFGAADWRRWDWLMGRLHCVAHLGAMLGADADWIRETQRQVLQAEGWQLDAVAERIERLARDFPVDAGIGALVTMRDELNASPEGRAITKGIADRMVDVSGGLGPQVGSWVKAAAGRKQQPGSWLLRTARWFTEPARQTVWERMVRGAKLTPAHRPAIFEPWLPAATAAAGVVLLVLSGAVDAIRIPAAVLAGAVLALSAVLGVITWYVRRARRRIRAWIEKRVPEISQASRNR from the coding sequence ATGACCGACCACGAGATTCGGATCGCGCTGGTTCTGAACGGTGGTGTCAGCCTGGCGGTCTGGATGGGCGGGGTGACGCATGAGCTGGATCTGATCCGGCGCGCGTCCGGCGGCGGTGATGCGCCCGGTGCGCAGCCGTACGACGCGGTGCTCGCGGATCGCTGGCGGGAGTTGTGCCACCGTGGCGAGGAACGACGCCGGGTCGTGGTCGACGTGATCGCGGGGACGAGCGCCGGCGGTCTGAACGGTTCGCTGCTGGCGACCGCGATCGCGAACGGCTCGACCCTCGACCCCGGTGGCGACAACGGTCCGTGGCTGCGGCAGAAATGGATCGGGCTCGGGTCGCTCGACGTCGGCAAGCTGGTGCCGTCCGCGGGCGTGAAGTCGAGCTCGGTGCTCGACGGCAAGTACTTCCTGCGGCAGCTCGAGGGTTTGCTCAAGGGCGTCGCCGACGCGGGCGAGAGCGACGCGGAGGAGCCGGTGACGTTGTTCGTCACCGCGTCCGGGCTGGGGGTGCAGCAGTTCGAGGCGAAGGACGCCGCGGGCCAGGCGTTCGTCGTACCGGATCATCGGTACCTGTACGGCTTCACGAGTGAGGACGCGCCGACGTACGACGGTGCGCAGCGGAAGTTCACCGTCGAGGACAAGAACGGACTGAAGGACACCGACCTGCTCGCGCGGGCTGCCCGTGCGTCCGCGTCGTTCCCGGCCGCGTTCGGTCCGGTACTGGAGACGCCGGAGCTGGCTGCGGCACCGCCACGGATCCAGCCCGGTCCGGCCGAGTCCGGATCGTGGCTCGTCGACGGCGGCGTCCTCGACAACGCCCCGTTCGGCCCGGTGCTCGACGTCGTGGCCCGGCGTCCGGTCAACGGCAAGGCGACCCGCTACGTGCTGTACGTCGTACCGTCGGCGGGGATCGGGCACGCGTCGACCGCGTTGTCCGGCGCGAAGGAGCCGAGCTGGCGGGTGTCGGCGCTGTCCGCGGTGCAGTTCCCGCGCGAGGTGGACTTTCGCTCCGATGTCGAGCAGCTGGAACGCCTGCTGCTGGAGGCAGACGCGTCCTGGTCCGACTCCCAGCGGCTCTTCGATCGTTGCCTGAAGCAACCAGATGAGCGGGTGCGGTTGAAGGCGGCGGCCGAGGCGCTGCAGCCGGCGTACTCGCGGGGGCGTGCGGCCGGCGGCGTGTGGGAGGCCGTGACGATCGCGAGCCACGACCAGTCGACCGTGCTGGACGCCGCGACCGCTCTGTCGGAATCGGAGATCGACGAGATCCTCACCACCGAGCATCCGTGGGTCCCGGGTCCGGACGGCTCCACGGCGGCCCTCCGGGACGATGCCGACGGCAACCCGAGCTGGTTGTGGGGGACCGGCGCCGCCGAGCGGATCGTCCGGCTGATCCTGCGCTCGCTGCGGAACCGGATCAGCGCGGCGCCGCAGGACGAGCGCGCCGAACTGGACAAGCGGCTGACCGCGGCGAGCGACTGCCTGATGAAGGTCCAGGCGGTCCGCGACGCACTCGACGTACAACTCGCCGCCGCGAATCTCGATCTCCGTCCGGCCGGTGGCGCGGAAGCGGTAGCGGTCGGGCTGAACGACATCTTCGAGCAGTTGCAGATCCAGCGCGCACTCGGCGACGCGTTCGCGACCCTGATCGCGGTGGTCGGCTGGGAGCTCGTCGACACCGCGCTCGAGGTCGAGATCGTTTCCCGTTGTACGTCGGCTCGTACGCCGCAGCAGCGCAGCGCGCCGTTCCAGTTCCTCCGCCTCGGCCCGGACATCCCGCTCGCGGTACTCGACGAATTGCAGGAAGGATCGATCGCCAACCAGCTGAACGACCGCATCCTGTACGGCAGCCAGGTGGGCCACTTCGGCGCGTTCGGTGCGGCCGACTGGCGGCGGTGGGACTGGCTGATGGGCCGGTTGCACTGCGTCGCGCACCTCGGCGCGATGCTCGGTGCGGACGCGGACTGGATCCGCGAGACCCAGCGGCAGGTCCTGCAGGCCGAAGGCTGGCAGCTCGACGCGGTCGCCGAGCGGATCGAGCGGCTGGCCAGGGACTTCCCGGTCGATGCCGGCATCGGCGCGCTGGTGACGATGCGGGACGAGCTGAACGCGTCACCCGAAGGCCGGGCGATCACCAAGGGCATCGCGGACCGGATGGTCGATGTCTCCGGCGGTCTCGGTCCTCAGGTCGGCAGCTGGGTGAAGGCCGCCGCGGGCCGCAAGCAACAGCCTGGTTCGTGGCTGCTGCGGACCGCGCGCTGGTTCACCGAACCGGCCCGGCAGACGGTGTGGGAGCGGATGGTGCGCGGCGCCAAGCTGACCCCCGCGCACCGACCGGCGATCTTCGAACCATGGTTGCCTGCAGCAACAGCTGCCGCCGGCGTCGTACTGCTGGTGCTCTCCGGTGCCGTCGACGCCATCCGGATCCCGGCCGCGGTGCTCGCCGGCGCGGTGCTGGCCCTCAGCGCGGTGCTCGGCGTCATCACCTGGTACGTACGCCGCGCCCGCCGCCGGATCCGCGCCTGGATCGAGAAGCGGGTACCGGAGATCAGTCAAGCGTCACGAAATCGATGA
- a CDS encoding DUF3097 domain-containing protein — MADRYGNDVLSGDWRKPKNGRTVEVEIAKGMVVEEPSSGFVGAIVRWEHGVVDLEDRHGKIRTYPLGPGFWIDGKPVSLKPPKKAGPAKKTRTASGSVAVDNSPARVARASRIYVEGRHDAELVERVWGDDLRIEGVVVEYLEGIDDLVEIVNRFQPAPGRRLGVLVDHLVEGSKESKIAAQVSNRYVHVVGHPFIDIWEAVKPSSVGIKAWPRIPHGQDWKKGVLQAFGWPATDQADVAAAWKHILSKVNSFADLDPSLLGRVEELIDFVTLD, encoded by the coding sequence GTGGCTGACAGGTATGGGAACGACGTGCTTTCGGGTGACTGGCGTAAGCCCAAGAACGGGCGGACCGTCGAGGTCGAGATCGCTAAGGGGATGGTCGTCGAGGAGCCGAGTTCCGGGTTCGTCGGGGCGATCGTGCGCTGGGAGCACGGCGTCGTCGACCTGGAGGACCGGCACGGCAAGATCCGTACGTACCCGCTCGGTCCGGGGTTCTGGATCGACGGCAAACCGGTCAGCCTGAAGCCGCCGAAGAAGGCCGGTCCGGCGAAGAAGACCCGGACCGCCTCGGGATCGGTGGCCGTCGACAACTCACCTGCGAGGGTCGCGCGGGCCAGCCGGATCTACGTCGAGGGACGGCACGACGCGGAGCTGGTCGAGAGGGTGTGGGGCGACGACCTGCGGATCGAGGGCGTCGTGGTCGAGTACCTCGAAGGCATCGACGACCTGGTCGAGATCGTCAACCGGTTCCAGCCCGCTCCCGGCCGGCGGCTCGGCGTACTCGTCGACCACCTGGTCGAGGGGTCGAAGGAGTCGAAGATCGCCGCACAGGTGTCGAACCGGTACGTGCACGTGGTCGGCCACCCGTTCATCGACATCTGGGAAGCCGTCAAGCCGTCGTCGGTGGGGATCAAGGCGTGGCCGCGGATCCCGCACGGGCAGGACTGGAAGAAGGGCGTGCTGCAGGCGTTCGGCTGGCCGGCCACCGATCAGGCCGACGTCGCCGCCGCCTGGAAACACATCCTGTCCAAGGTGAACAGCTTCGCCGACCTCGACCCGTCGCTGCTCGGCCGCGTCGAAGAACTCATCGATTTCGTGACGCTTGACTGA
- a CDS encoding NCS1 family nucleobase:cation symporter-1 yields MTTAEQTVHPDGRVELADPDVLRDSAYANAELAPTRLPERTWTTYNYAALWMGMAHNIPSYLLASGLVAIGMNWLQAFLTITLGNLIVLVPLLLNSHAGTKYGIPFPVFARAFYGVRGANFPALLRAFIACGWFGIQTWIGGQAIYVIVGELFGKGWMEASAIGGHPWTMWLSFLFFWALQMVLIFRGIEGLRRFENWAAPLVTVAFVALMVAILVKAGGFGPILSQPSKLGWDADFWKIFAPSLMGMIAFWATLSLNMPDFTRFGKGQRAQVWGQIIGLPTTMSFIALVSIITTSGTVVLYGSAIWDPVELTRRFENPVIVTIGLVMAILATMSCNVAANVVSPSYDFANALPRWLNFRTAGLLTGVIGIVIQPWRLISDPSIYIFVWLSFYGGLLASVAGVLIAGYWVIDRTNLNLADLYRPGGRYWYAAGWNWRGVVATLLGSVLAVGGAYSNPGAGPFPENGLIPFLKPLYDYSWAVGLVVGFLTYFVLTLTAPSRRSTATHAAPTY; encoded by the coding sequence GTGACCACAGCAGAGCAGACGGTTCACCCCGACGGACGCGTCGAACTAGCTGATCCCGACGTACTGAGGGACAGCGCGTACGCCAACGCAGAGCTGGCGCCCACGCGGTTGCCCGAGCGGACCTGGACGACGTACAACTACGCCGCGCTGTGGATGGGGATGGCGCACAACATCCCCAGCTACCTGCTCGCGTCCGGCCTGGTCGCGATCGGGATGAACTGGCTGCAGGCGTTCCTCACGATCACCCTCGGGAACCTGATCGTTCTCGTTCCGCTGCTGCTGAACAGTCACGCCGGCACGAAGTACGGGATCCCGTTCCCGGTGTTCGCGCGGGCGTTCTACGGCGTCCGGGGCGCGAACTTCCCGGCGTTGCTGCGGGCCTTCATCGCCTGCGGCTGGTTCGGGATCCAGACCTGGATCGGCGGGCAGGCGATCTACGTGATCGTCGGCGAGCTGTTCGGCAAGGGCTGGATGGAGGCGTCCGCGATCGGCGGGCACCCGTGGACGATGTGGCTGAGCTTCCTGTTCTTCTGGGCGCTGCAGATGGTGCTGATCTTCCGCGGTATCGAGGGACTGCGCCGGTTCGAGAACTGGGCGGCGCCGCTGGTGACGGTCGCGTTCGTGGCGCTGATGGTGGCGATCCTGGTGAAGGCCGGCGGGTTCGGGCCGATCCTGTCGCAGCCGTCGAAGCTCGGCTGGGATGCCGACTTCTGGAAGATCTTCGCGCCGTCGCTGATGGGCATGATCGCGTTCTGGGCGACGCTGTCGCTGAACATGCCGGACTTCACCCGGTTCGGGAAGGGGCAGCGGGCGCAGGTCTGGGGACAGATCATCGGCCTGCCGACCACGATGTCGTTCATCGCGCTGGTCTCGATCATCACCACGTCCGGCACCGTGGTGCTGTACGGCTCGGCGATCTGGGACCCGGTCGAGCTCACCCGCCGGTTCGAGAACCCGGTGATCGTCACGATCGGCCTGGTGATGGCGATCCTCGCGACGATGTCCTGCAACGTCGCCGCCAACGTCGTGAGTCCGTCGTACGACTTCGCGAACGCGTTGCCGCGGTGGCTGAACTTCCGGACCGCGGGCCTGCTGACCGGCGTGATCGGCATCGTGATCCAGCCGTGGAGGCTGATCTCGGACCCGTCGATCTACATCTTCGTGTGGCTGTCGTTCTACGGCGGTCTGCTCGCGTCGGTGGCCGGCGTCCTGATCGCGGGCTACTGGGTGATCGACCGGACCAACCTGAACCTCGCCGACCTCTACCGGCCCGGCGGCCGCTACTGGTACGCCGCCGGCTGGAACTGGCGCGGTGTCGTCGCCACCCTGCTCGGCTCGGTGCTCGCGGTCGGCGGCGCGTACTCGAACCCGGGCGCCGGCCCGTTCCCAGAGAACGGCCTCATCCCGTTCCTCAAGCCCTTGTACGACTATTCCTGGGCAGTAGGACTCGTGGTCGGCTTCCTGACGTACTTCGTTCTCACACTCACCGCGCCGAGCCGCCGGTCAACCGCGACGCATGCGGCTCCCACTTATTAG
- a CDS encoding MBL fold metallo-hydrolase: MSAWAEIGDRTWVRRYDEWDLNVGLVVGADGALVIDTRATTEEAEQLREHIRELTDAPVKWVVNTHAHFDHVAGNSVFTDATVYLHENAAALDNGEKLAGTTFAVAKVIDLGDRRVELLYVGNGHTSGDTVVGVPDVNVFFLGDLLEESAPPSYGEDSFPLEWPDTVQSAIGMMTADAKIVPGHGAVVDVEFATDQAMDLGKVANTISTLHHAGTPLDKALEHTEDWPWPVDKLQDAIRRGYQALGTPQRPSLPLLGPS; the protein is encoded by the coding sequence ATGAGCGCATGGGCCGAGATCGGCGATCGCACCTGGGTTCGCCGGTACGACGAATGGGACCTGAACGTCGGCCTCGTCGTCGGAGCCGACGGCGCGCTGGTGATCGACACGCGCGCCACGACCGAGGAGGCCGAGCAGCTCCGCGAGCACATCCGCGAGCTCACCGACGCACCGGTCAAATGGGTCGTCAACACGCACGCGCACTTCGACCACGTGGCCGGTAACAGCGTCTTCACCGACGCGACGGTCTACCTGCACGAGAACGCCGCCGCCCTCGACAACGGAGAGAAGCTCGCCGGTACGACGTTCGCGGTCGCGAAGGTCATCGACCTCGGCGACCGTCGCGTCGAGCTGCTGTACGTCGGCAACGGGCACACCTCCGGCGACACCGTGGTCGGCGTACCGGACGTGAACGTGTTCTTCCTCGGCGACCTGCTCGAGGAGTCGGCGCCGCCGTCGTACGGCGAGGACTCGTTCCCGCTCGAGTGGCCGGACACGGTCCAGAGCGCGATCGGCATGATGACCGCGGACGCGAAGATCGTCCCGGGCCACGGCGCGGTCGTCGACGTCGAGTTCGCCACCGACCAGGCGATGGACCTGGGCAAGGTCGCCAACACGATCTCGACCCTGCACCACGCGGGCACTCCGCTGGACAAGGCGCTCGAGCACACCGAGGACTGGCCGTGGCCGGTCGACAAACTCCAGGACGCGATCCGCCGCGGCTACCAAGCTCTCGGTACGCCGCAACGCCCGAGCCTCCCCCTCCTCGGCCCAAGCTGA
- a CDS encoding EF-Tu/IF-2/RF-3 family GTPase has translation MGWKFWKRSNPMDPQEMLARGHAEANSFPGPPRPQDNLPVGSFGMTVEDVFSITGRGTVVTGRVQTGTVTVGEQVLLSRAGQPMLQVEVTGVEMFRKVLQTATAGDNVGLLLRGLAKDQVARGDVLSK, from the coding sequence ATGGGCTGGAAGTTCTGGAAGCGGTCTAACCCGATGGATCCGCAGGAGATGCTTGCGCGTGGGCATGCGGAGGCGAACAGTTTTCCGGGGCCGCCGCGGCCGCAGGACAACCTGCCGGTCGGGTCGTTCGGGATGACGGTCGAGGACGTGTTCTCGATCACCGGTCGCGGCACCGTGGTGACCGGGCGGGTGCAGACCGGGACGGTGACGGTCGGCGAGCAGGTGCTGCTCAGCCGGGCCGGGCAGCCGATGCTGCAGGTCGAGGTGACCGGCGTCGAGATGTTCCGCAAGGTCCTGCAGACCGCGACGGCCGGCGACAACGTCGGGCTGCTGCTCCGCGGCCTCGCGAAGGACCAGGTGGCCAGGGGCGACGTACTCAGCAAGTAA
- a CDS encoding ThuA domain-containing protein, translating to MTTRRAVVVRGGWEGHSPVEATDLFIPFLQENGYEVAVFDSTEAYLDLDNVDLVLQCVTMSEIEPEHFKGLEAAIRRGTGFAGWHGGIADSFRKNVDYSFITGGQFISHPHGFTDYRVDIIADHPIVDGIKHFDVHTEQYYVHADPTNNVLATTTFESHPDYPWIEGAVMPAVWTRTWGEGKVFVCTVGHKLDDLETPEVRTIIERGLLWASK from the coding sequence GTGACGACACGACGTGCTGTGGTGGTCCGGGGCGGTTGGGAAGGGCACTCCCCGGTCGAGGCGACCGACCTGTTCATCCCGTTCCTGCAGGAGAACGGCTACGAGGTGGCCGTCTTCGACAGCACCGAGGCGTACCTCGACCTCGACAACGTCGACCTCGTGCTGCAGTGCGTGACGATGAGCGAGATCGAGCCCGAGCACTTCAAGGGCCTGGAAGCGGCGATCCGGCGCGGCACCGGGTTCGCCGGCTGGCACGGCGGGATCGCGGACTCGTTCCGCAAGAACGTCGACTACAGCTTCATCACCGGCGGGCAGTTCATCTCGCACCCGCACGGGTTCACGGACTACCGCGTCGACATCATTGCCGACCATCCGATTGTCGACGGCATCAAGCACTTCGACGTACACACCGAGCAGTACTACGTGCACGCCGACCCGACCAACAACGTGCTGGCGACGACGACGTTCGAGTCGCACCCGGACTACCCGTGGATCGAGGGCGCCGTGATGCCGGCCGTCTGGACCCGCACCTGGGGCGAGGGCAAGGTGTTCGTCTGCACGGTCGGCCACAAGCTGGACGACCTGGAGACGCCCGAGGTGCGGACGATCATCGAGCGGGGGCTGCTGTGGGCGAGCAAGTGA
- a CDS encoding Gfo/Idh/MocA family protein: protein MTRVGIVGTGVISGTYLDHLGKLPGVDVVAVADLDLARAQTIADQNPAIRALSPEELYAADDIEIVVNLTIPAAHAAVHQAALAAGKHVYGEKPLAMDRTEAEPLLKYAAANDLRIGCAPDTVLGTGTQTARAVIDRGDIGTPHAATAFMVTPGHELWHPAPEFYYQPGGGPVLDMGPYYVTSLVTLLGPVVRVTARAGQSKQQRKIHTGPRAGTVFDVEVPTHVTGVLEHESGALTTVLMSFDVWAGRLPRIEVHGTDGSLSVPDPNGFDGTVEIVTPEQREWTEVPVAGGYAGAGRGVGVADMARALRTGEPHRASGELAYHVLDVLESFVDSAVQDQPLDVASTVTRPAAVPLGASPETA, encoded by the coding sequence GTGACACGCGTCGGCATCGTCGGCACCGGCGTCATTTCCGGCACCTATCTCGACCACCTGGGCAAGCTCCCCGGCGTCGACGTGGTCGCGGTCGCCGACCTGGACCTGGCGCGTGCTCAAACGATTGCCGACCAGAACCCGGCCATCCGCGCGCTCTCGCCGGAGGAGCTGTACGCGGCTGACGACATTGAGATCGTCGTCAATCTGACGATCCCGGCCGCCCATGCCGCCGTGCACCAGGCCGCGCTGGCAGCCGGCAAGCACGTGTACGGCGAGAAGCCGTTGGCCATGGACCGCACCGAAGCGGAGCCGCTGCTGAAGTACGCCGCCGCCAACGACCTCCGGATCGGCTGCGCACCGGACACGGTGCTCGGCACCGGAACCCAGACGGCTCGTGCGGTGATCGACCGCGGTGACATCGGCACCCCGCACGCGGCGACCGCGTTCATGGTGACGCCCGGCCACGAGTTGTGGCACCCCGCGCCTGAGTTCTACTACCAGCCCGGCGGCGGACCGGTCCTCGACATGGGCCCGTACTACGTGACCAGCCTGGTCACGCTGCTCGGCCCGGTCGTCCGGGTCACCGCCCGCGCGGGCCAGTCGAAACAGCAGCGCAAGATCCACACCGGGCCGCGGGCCGGGACCGTGTTCGACGTGGAGGTGCCGACGCACGTCACCGGCGTGCTGGAGCACGAGTCGGGCGCGCTGACCACCGTGCTGATGTCGTTCGACGTCTGGGCCGGGCGGCTGCCGCGGATCGAGGTCCACGGTACGGACGGCAGCCTGTCCGTGCCGGACCCGAACGGGTTCGACGGGACCGTCGAGATCGTGACTCCGGAGCAGCGCGAGTGGACCGAGGTACCGGTCGCCGGTGGGTACGCCGGAGCCGGGCGCGGGGTCGGTGTCGCGGACATGGCCCGGGCGTTGCGGACCGGTGAGCCGCACCGCGCGAGCGGGGAGCTGGCGTACCACGTGCTCGACGTACTGGAGTCGTTCGTGGACTCCGCCGTACAGGATCAGCCCCTCGATGTGGCCAGCACAGTGACACGTCCCGCGGCCGTTCCGTTGGGAGCGTCGCCCGAGACCGCCTAG
- the hrcA gene encoding heat-inducible transcriptional repressor HrcA → MLDERKLDVLRAIVEDYVATHEPVGSKTLVDRHNLGVSPATVRNDMAALEEEGYITQPHTSAGRIPTDAGYRLFVDKLSTVKTLSVAEKKAITSFLAGAVDLDDVVRRTVRLLAQITRQVAIVQYPSLNRSSVRHIEVVTMSPRRLLLVLITSNGRVEQRLVEHPNDVDEQLIADLRSRLNTALAGQRLTDATTSLAGVPESFAPADRSIVAAIVTTLLEAFTDEVGEQRIAVGGAANLTRYGDDFERNVKPVLEALEEHVILLKLLGEATNPQTLTVRIGHENPFEELATTSVVATGYGSQSEALATLGIVGPTHMDYPSTMGAVRAVARYVSQILAET, encoded by the coding sequence GTGCTCGACGAACGCAAGCTGGATGTGCTCCGCGCCATCGTCGAGGACTACGTGGCCACTCACGAGCCGGTCGGCTCGAAGACACTGGTCGACCGGCACAACCTCGGCGTCTCCCCGGCCACCGTGCGTAACGACATGGCTGCGCTGGAGGAGGAGGGGTACATCACCCAGCCGCACACCAGCGCCGGCCGGATTCCGACCGACGCGGGCTACCGGCTGTTCGTCGACAAGCTGAGCACGGTCAAGACGCTGTCGGTCGCGGAGAAGAAGGCGATCACGTCGTTCCTGGCCGGAGCGGTCGACCTGGACGACGTCGTCCGCCGTACCGTCCGGCTGCTCGCCCAGATCACCCGCCAGGTCGCCATCGTGCAGTACCCCTCGCTGAACCGGTCGAGTGTCCGGCACATCGAGGTCGTCACGATGAGCCCGCGGCGGTTGCTGCTGGTGCTGATCACCAGCAACGGCCGGGTCGAGCAGCGGCTCGTCGAGCACCCGAACGACGTCGACGAGCAACTGATCGCGGACCTGCGGTCCCGGTTGAACACAGCGCTTGCCGGGCAGCGGCTGACCGATGCGACGACGTCCCTGGCCGGTGTGCCGGAGTCATTCGCCCCGGCCGACCGGTCGATCGTCGCGGCGATCGTCACCACCTTGCTGGAGGCGTTCACCGACGAGGTCGGCGAGCAGCGGATCGCGGTCGGCGGCGCCGCCAACCTGACCCGGTACGGCGACGACTTCGAGCGGAACGTCAAGCCGGTGCTGGAGGCGCTCGAGGAGCACGTCATCCTCCTCAAGCTGCTCGGCGAGGCGACCAACCCGCAGACGTTGACCGTTCGCATCGGTCACGAGAACCCGTTCGAGGAGCTGGCCACCACGTCGGTGGTCGCTACCGGGTACGGGTCGCAGTCGGAGGCGCTCGCCACCCTCGGCATCGTCGGCCCGACCCACATGGACTACCCGAGCACAATGGGCGCAGTACGTGCCGTCGCGCGCTACGTGAGCCAGATCCTGGCCGAGACGTGA